Proteins encoded in a region of the Triticum dicoccoides isolate Atlit2015 ecotype Zavitan chromosome 3A, WEW_v2.0, whole genome shotgun sequence genome:
- the LOC119269628 gene encoding nematode resistance protein-like HSPRO1 produces the protein MATTKLSPLSPVRPDDKRRAPAASVVLKVQDSSAAEAYEQYLRLPELSRLWKAACCPGWPDEGLVKPALQALEITFRFVSVALSDPRGYASRRELARRLESLAAREVEVVAALCEGDRGAPLAELSSSEGVLPRERSASEVWQLPGSAAAVVCHASEASLLPRLAAWDKSETLAAKIKYAIESQMQSCAFSLGLGEPNLAGKPVLEYDRVVQPHELHALKPRVAPEAKTGYRNRENEALFTIHQILESWLCAASQLLTRLNSRIEAKAWEAAASDCWILERIWKLLADIEDLHLLMDPDDFLRLKSQLAIRPAPDGTDASFCFRSRALLHAANATRDIKKLVPWVIGVEADPNGGPRVQEAAMRLYHGRRRGEGEEAGKIELLQAFQAVEAAVRRFFFAYRQVVAAVCGTAEASGNRALFVPAEGTDPLSQMFLEPPYFPSLDAAKTFLADYWVQHMAAASVPSGRS, from the coding sequence ATGGCGACGACCAAGCTGTCCCCGCTCTCGCCTGTGCGGCCGGACGACAAGCGGCGCGCGCCGGCGGCGTCGGTGGTGCTCAAGGTGCAGGACAGCTCCGCGGCCGAGGCGTACGAGCAGTACCTGCGGCTGCCGGAGCTGTCCAGGCTGTGGAAGGCCGCGTGCTGCCCGGGCTGGCCCGACGAGGGCCTGGTCAAGCCCGCGCTGCAGGCGCTGGAGATCACCTTCCGCTTCGTCTCCGTCGCGCTCTCCGACCCGCGGGGCTACGCCAGCCGCCGCGAGCTCGCGCGGCGGCTCGAGTCGCTCGCCGCgcgggaggtggaggtggtggccgcgCTCTGCGAGGGGGACCGCGGCGCGCCGCTGGCCGAGCTGAGCTCGTCCGAGGGCGTGCTCCCGCGGGAGCGGAGCGCCTCGGAGGTGTGGCAGCTGCCGGGGAGCGCTGCCGCAGTGGTGTGTCATGCCAGTGAGGCCAGCTTGCTCCCGCGCCTCGCCGCGTGGGACAAGTCCGAGACCCTGGCGGCCAAGATCAAGTACGCCATCGAGAGCCAGATGCAGAGCTGCGCCTTCTCCCTCGGCCTCGGCGAGCCCAACCTCGCCGGCAAGCCGGTGCTGGAGTACGACCGCGTCGTGCAGCCGCACGAGCTGCACGCCCTCAAGCCCAGGGTCGCGCCGGAGGCCAAGACCGGCTACCGCAACCGGGAGAACGAGGCGCTCTTCACCATCCACCAGATTCTTGAATCCTGGCTGTGCGCTGCGTCTCAGCTTCTTACCCGCCTGAACAGCCGGATCGAGGCGAAGGcctgggaggcggcggcgagcgACTGCTGGATCCTGGAGCGGATCTGGAAGCTGCTCGCCGACATCGAGGACCTGCACCTGCTCATGGACCCGGACGACTTCCTGCGGCTCAAGAGCCAGCTCGCGATACGGCCGGCGCCGGACGGCACCGACGCGTCCTTCTGCTTCCGGTCCAGAGCGCTGCTGCACGCCGCGAACGCCACGAGGGACATCAAGAAGCTGGTGCCGTGGGTGATCGGCGTGGAGGCGGACCCCAATGGCGGGCCGAGGGTGCAGGAGGCGGCCATGAGGCTGTACCACGGCCGGAGGCGCGGCGAGGGCGAGGAAGCCGGCAAGATCGAGCTGCTGCAGGCTTTCCAGGCCGTGGAGGCGGCCGTGCGGAGGTTCTTCTTCGCGTACCGGCAGGTCGTGGCGGCGGTGTGTGGCACGGCGGAGGCGTCGGGCAACCGGGCGCTGTTCGTGCCGGCGGAGGGGACGGACCCGCTGTCGCAGATGTTCCTGGAGCCGCCCTACTTCCCCAGCCTCGACGCCGCCAAGACGTTCTTGGCCGACTACTGGGTTCAGCACATGGCCGCCGCCTCTGTTCCGTCAGGGCGCAGCTGA